A region of the Brevinema andersonii genome:
TATTTATAATATCCTATTGTGAAGAAATAAGGAGCCATTATGAATAATATTGTTGTATTAGGGGCCGGAAGTTGGGGAACAGCGTTGTCTGTGGTTCTTCGTGAACACAATAATGTCACATTGTGGAATGCACTGCCGGAAACTCTCAATATTATTCAAAAAGATGATCAAAATACTAAATATCTGCCCGGTATCAGCTTGGAGAATATTAATTTAGAATATGATCTTGCACAGGCAGTACACGGAAAAGATATGATCTTAATTGCTATTCCTAGTAAATTCTATAGAAATCTACTCGATCAATTAAAAATTTTGACTTCGAAAGATCAAATTATTGTCAGTGCTACGAAAGGCATAGAGTTGGATCCGATACGCACAATGACGGAATTGATTGAGGAAATTATCCCTCATAAGGCTGCTGTGGCTTTAAGTGGTCCCTCGCATGCTGAAGAAGTTGGAATGCAAAAATTTACTTGTTTAGTAGCAGCGTCAAAAGATATGCAAGCTGCTAAACAAGTGCAAGAATGTTTTTCTACGTCATGGGTGCGGGTTTATACGAACATCGATCCGAAAGGAGTCGAAATCGGTGCTGCTATAAA
Encoded here:
- a CDS encoding NAD(P)H-dependent glycerol-3-phosphate dehydrogenase gives rise to the protein MNNIVVLGAGSWGTALSVVLREHNNVTLWNALPETLNIIQKDDQNTKYLPGISLENINLEYDLAQAVHGKDMILIAIPSKFYRNLLDQLKILTSKDQIIVSATKGIELDPIRTMTELIEEIIPHKAAVALSGPSHAEEVGMQKFTCLVAASKDMQAAKQVQECFSTSWVRVYTNIDPKGVEIGAAIKNVVAIAAGIVVAGNYGDNALAALVTRGLAEMIRFGTFVGGDPQTFTGLAGIGDLIVTCYSAHSRNRYVGEQILAGKKVDDIQQSMSQIPEGVRAVKLIYQFACDNNISMPIVESVYKILYENMSLREWENALTDRPYKIEY